From the Chloroflexus aurantiacus J-10-fl genome, one window contains:
- a CDS encoding metallophosphoesterase encodes MTTTLPSIRKQRDRQPRLRYSPRWIGAGLAGSVLAGVAGFYGGLPITLALAGAGAMSAGYALTIEPRRIRLTVKDLSFEHLPSGLDGLTIGQLSDLHLGHRYSFTNAHQAIDQLLATQPEIIVLTGDLVQTRAAISRLPDVLRRLHAPLGVYAVPGNHDYWEGMPHIATMLREHGIQLLINRHRLIERQGARLLLAGVDDHWDGSPDLELAVGGAPAHDFRILLAHCPDIADEAATAGFHLQLSGHTHGGHVRLPGLGPLCLPRHGWRYDMGHFQVGSMHLFVSRGISGLPLRLGCPPEVNLFQLRRIAAETGDAQSATLRAHGDHGEAARFQRPSAGSPARD; translated from the coding sequence ATGACAACCACGCTACCATCAATTCGCAAGCAGCGAGATCGGCAACCACGCCTGCGTTATTCACCGCGCTGGATTGGGGCAGGGCTGGCCGGGAGCGTCCTGGCGGGTGTAGCCGGTTTCTACGGTGGATTACCGATCACGCTCGCGCTGGCGGGCGCAGGTGCAATGAGTGCAGGCTATGCCCTTACCATCGAACCCCGGCGGATCCGGCTGACGGTGAAAGACCTGTCTTTTGAGCACCTGCCATCTGGGTTGGATGGTTTGACTATCGGGCAGTTGAGTGATCTGCATCTTGGTCATCGCTACAGTTTCACAAACGCGCATCAGGCGATTGATCAACTGCTGGCGACACAGCCCGAAATCATTGTATTGACCGGCGATCTGGTGCAAACGCGCGCCGCGATCAGTCGGTTGCCTGATGTGCTGCGTCGATTGCATGCCCCGCTTGGGGTTTACGCCGTACCTGGCAATCACGATTATTGGGAAGGGATGCCGCATATTGCGACCATGTTACGCGAACACGGCATTCAGTTGCTGATCAACCGCCATCGCCTGATCGAGCGTCAGGGCGCTCGTCTGTTGCTGGCCGGGGTTGATGACCACTGGGATGGCAGTCCCGATCTGGAATTGGCAGTAGGTGGCGCCCCAGCCCACGACTTCCGCATCCTGCTCGCTCACTGTCCCGATATTGCCGATGAAGCCGCCACAGCCGGCTTTCATCTCCAGCTCTCCGGCCATACCCACGGCGGCCACGTGCGATTGCCTGGTTTAGGGCCGCTCTGCCTGCCACGCCACGGATGGCGCTACGACATGGGACATTTTCAGGTTGGTTCGATGCACCTGTTTGTCAGTCGTGGGATCAGCGGCCTGCCGCTCCGCCTCGGTTGTCCACCCGAAGTCAATCTGTTCCAGTTGCGTCGGATCGCCGCCGAAACTGGCGACGCACAAAGCGCCACATTGCGCGCACACGGCGATCACGGCGAAGCAGCCAGATTCCAACGACCATCAGCGGGATCGCCGGCCAGAGATTAA
- the uvrC gene encoding excinuclease ABC subunit UvrC has protein sequence MDLSHTAIRDHTAFLERLRLVPDQPGVYLWKDANGRLLYVGKSKRLRDRMRSYFGSPRSLSGKTRRLVSHIADFDIIVTQSELEALLLEMNLIKQHRPPYNILLKDDKTYPYIKVTVNEDWPRVFATRQVLNDGARYFGPYASPGSVYQALDVLNRLFAFRPPYECKDDKFNRHRKLGKPCLYYQMRRCLGPCVPGLVTKEAYRQAIDAVCRFLEGKSDQIVRELRAQMEQAAEQLEFERAAYLRDRIQAIEKISERQQVLRTVDTDQDVIAFAREEGSAVVQVLFIRGGKLINAEPFTLQGTEGESDEALLTSFLTQFYQDAPNIPPNLLLADHVEEPMIIASWLQQKSGHRVEITVPRRGEKRQLVELAANNARQKLREIREQWLNSEQRAVAALSELRDLLELPALPHRIECYDVSNIQGQHSVASMVVFERGSPRPAHYRRFKIKTVSGANDVASLHEVISRRFRRAAEALGETQTVTGMVADDDNKTSETGNTDQQALESWAELPDLLLVDGGQAQVAAASAALRDLGFTQIPVVGVAKGPDRNRFDLIRLDCEPLVLARDSKALALIQRIDEEAHRFAITYHRKLRSKATLRSSLEDIPGIGPKRKRALLKAFGSLDAIRQASIDELAAVPGMTRKAAEELKSLL, from the coding sequence ATGGATCTTAGTCATACTGCCATCCGCGATCACACGGCCTTTCTCGAACGGCTGCGATTGGTACCCGACCAGCCCGGCGTCTATCTCTGGAAAGACGCCAATGGCCGTCTGCTCTACGTGGGCAAGAGTAAACGGCTGCGCGACCGCATGCGTTCGTATTTCGGTTCACCGCGCAGCCTGAGCGGCAAAACCCGGCGGCTGGTTAGCCATATTGCCGATTTTGACATTATCGTCACTCAAAGTGAATTAGAGGCGTTGCTGCTCGAGATGAACCTGATTAAACAGCATCGCCCTCCGTATAATATTTTGCTCAAAGACGATAAGACCTATCCCTACATCAAGGTAACGGTCAACGAAGATTGGCCGCGTGTCTTCGCTACCCGTCAGGTGCTCAACGATGGCGCACGCTATTTTGGCCCCTACGCCAGTCCCGGTTCCGTCTATCAGGCGCTCGATGTTCTCAATCGGCTCTTTGCCTTTCGCCCGCCCTACGAGTGTAAAGACGACAAATTCAACCGTCACCGTAAACTGGGCAAGCCCTGCCTCTACTACCAGATGCGGCGCTGTCTAGGCCCATGTGTGCCCGGTCTGGTGACAAAAGAAGCCTATCGGCAGGCGATTGACGCCGTCTGTCGCTTCCTCGAAGGCAAGAGCGATCAAATCGTGCGCGAGTTACGTGCCCAGATGGAGCAGGCCGCTGAACAGCTTGAGTTCGAGCGTGCCGCATACCTGCGTGATCGCATTCAGGCTATCGAGAAGATTTCCGAACGCCAGCAGGTTTTACGCACGGTTGACACTGATCAAGATGTGATCGCGTTTGCCCGCGAAGAGGGCAGTGCGGTGGTGCAGGTGCTCTTCATCCGGGGCGGTAAACTTATCAATGCCGAACCGTTTACCCTCCAGGGCACCGAAGGCGAGAGTGATGAAGCGTTGCTGACCTCATTTCTCACTCAGTTTTACCAGGATGCCCCCAACATTCCACCCAACCTGTTACTGGCCGATCATGTTGAGGAGCCAATGATAATCGCGTCGTGGCTCCAACAGAAAAGCGGCCATCGGGTCGAAATTACGGTGCCCCGCCGGGGTGAGAAGCGACAACTGGTTGAGCTGGCTGCCAACAACGCACGTCAGAAGCTGCGCGAAATTCGCGAACAGTGGCTCAATTCCGAGCAACGTGCTGTTGCTGCGCTCAGCGAGTTGCGCGATCTGCTTGAGCTGCCCGCCCTGCCCCACCGCATTGAGTGCTACGATGTGTCGAATATTCAGGGACAACACTCAGTTGCCAGTATGGTGGTGTTCGAGCGCGGATCACCCCGTCCGGCCCATTACCGTCGCTTCAAGATCAAGACGGTGAGTGGCGCCAATGACGTTGCTTCGTTGCACGAAGTGATCAGCCGTCGTTTCCGGCGGGCGGCTGAGGCACTTGGCGAGACCCAAACCGTCACCGGGATGGTTGCCGATGACGACAATAAGACCTCTGAGACGGGCAATACCGATCAACAGGCCCTGGAGAGTTGGGCTGAGTTGCCCGATCTGCTGTTGGTTGACGGTGGGCAGGCGCAGGTTGCCGCTGCGTCGGCGGCCCTCCGCGACCTGGGATTTACCCAGATTCCGGTGGTTGGGGTTGCCAAAGGCCCTGATCGCAATCGTTTCGATCTGATTCGGCTCGATTGCGAGCCGCTAGTGCTGGCCCGTGATAGCAAAGCCCTGGCCCTGATCCAGCGGATTGATGAAGAGGCTCATCGTTTTGCCATAACCTATCACCGCAAGCTACGTAGCAAAGCGACCCTTCGTTCATCCCTGGAAGATATTCCCGGTATCGGCCCCAAACGGAAGCGTGCCCTGCTGAAGGCTTTTGGCTCTCTTGACGCCATTCGTCAGGCCAGTATCGATGAGCTTGCTGCCGTGCCGGGCATGACGCGCAAGGCTGCCGAAGAGCTGAAGAGTTTGCTGTAG